Proteins from a genomic interval of Aureimonas sp. AU20:
- a CDS encoding ATP-binding protein: protein MVLPAVRVANAIGSAVAVLSADLAAVLWCNAAGAALLALPGGRRSSGEDATSPLLPQIGSARQTLTLKRRTQLLLRPADAGMGRAVLARLEAMPDGSGEDSAWVLLTVRLDGAPSETREAFARRLVQEAGLTEALACVVSDTGFVWGTPNLPAEEQSLLAAQGAEFLRAGEERLTVEDEYGALSFAKVAEGLVLIHIDTPDAGDDAVAAPVSNEAVSADAPAKIAESIEQGLDADPSLLPVESAPTLVLAVEPEAPEPALLQPSFEAPLNGEPKRFVWQIDEDGRFSSLSTDFSAVVGPHSADVIGRAFTDVARVYGFDENGEIARLLERRDTWSGRSILWPIEGTDRKAPVDLAALPIYSRDRRFEGFRGFGVVRPAEHVADPDALGLVLRSGLPVPQEPEADETEDEDEAEIRAAFGRREQAPETESERAERRHRRELALSSAEEAAFRAIGAELGVSPRNVLPLKPQPADARRAEPAAPEPANSEPVTFEPEPVEDAVPFAAHELEDMFDALPLAVLVQMGDRLLFANKRFFSLTRYSDLDALEDSGGLDRLVLSCGESGEGDEAVIQCGDGTMERARLHLQRVSVAGRSCLLMSFTEAREPPDDLLAGEVVDLQREVDELQAVLDTATDGILLLDAGERVRKMNGAAEALFGLTPDFYLGLPFVELLVPESRQTARDYIETLRDNGLASILNDGREVHAKVGPDKARGGEQGTIPLFVTLGRLSDGRGWCVVIRDIAQWKQAEKDLVEARKQAEDASLHKSRFLANVSHELRTPLNAIIGFADVMASECFGPIGHERYLEYLGDIKRSGHHVLDLVNDLLDISKIEAGKIELSFESVSLHEIVAEVVSLMQPQANRERVIVRSVLPASVPPVVADRRSVRQIALNLIANAVRFTPAGGQIVASTHYGEDGTVCLRVRDSGIGMTEHEVEIALTPFQQVKAGGRGEGTGLGLPLTKAMVEANRAQFSIASTPGEGTLVEITFPPSRVLAV from the coding sequence ATGGTTCTTCCAGCCGTGCGCGTTGCCAACGCCATCGGCTCGGCCGTGGCCGTGCTGTCGGCCGACCTTGCCGCCGTTCTCTGGTGCAACGCGGCCGGCGCCGCGCTGCTGGCGCTGCCCGGCGGACGGCGCTCCTCGGGCGAAGACGCCACCTCCCCTCTCCTGCCGCAGATCGGCTCGGCGCGCCAAACGCTGACGCTCAAGCGACGCACGCAGCTGCTCCTGCGCCCGGCCGACGCCGGCATGGGCCGGGCGGTGCTGGCCCGGCTCGAAGCCATGCCGGACGGTAGCGGTGAAGACAGCGCCTGGGTTCTCCTGACCGTGCGCCTCGACGGCGCGCCGAGCGAAACGCGCGAGGCCTTCGCCCGGCGTCTGGTGCAGGAAGCAGGGCTAACGGAGGCGCTGGCCTGCGTCGTGTCCGACACGGGCTTCGTCTGGGGAACGCCCAATCTGCCAGCCGAAGAGCAGTCGCTTCTCGCCGCGCAAGGCGCCGAGTTCCTGCGCGCCGGCGAAGAGCGGCTGACGGTCGAGGACGAATACGGCGCGCTGTCCTTCGCCAAAGTGGCCGAAGGGCTGGTGCTCATCCATATCGACACGCCGGACGCCGGTGACGACGCGGTCGCCGCGCCTGTTTCGAACGAGGCTGTTTCGGCGGACGCGCCCGCGAAGATCGCCGAGTCCATCGAACAGGGGTTGGACGCCGACCCGTCATTGCTGCCAGTTGAAAGCGCTCCCACGCTCGTCCTTGCAGTGGAGCCCGAAGCACCCGAACCCGCCCTGCTCCAGCCGAGTTTCGAAGCCCCGCTGAACGGCGAGCCGAAGCGCTTCGTCTGGCAGATCGACGAAGACGGCCGCTTCTCCAGCCTCTCAACGGATTTTTCCGCCGTGGTCGGCCCGCATTCGGCCGACGTGATCGGGCGGGCCTTCACCGATGTCGCGCGGGTTTATGGTTTCGACGAGAACGGCGAGATCGCCCGCCTCCTGGAGCGGCGCGATACGTGGTCGGGGCGCTCGATCCTCTGGCCGATCGAGGGAACCGACCGCAAGGCACCGGTGGATCTCGCGGCACTGCCAATCTACAGCCGAGACCGCCGCTTCGAGGGCTTTCGCGGCTTCGGCGTGGTGCGCCCGGCCGAGCATGTGGCCGATCCCGACGCGCTAGGCCTCGTGCTGCGCAGCGGCCTGCCCGTGCCCCAGGAGCCGGAAGCGGACGAGACCGAGGACGAGGACGAGGCTGAAATCCGCGCGGCTTTCGGCCGGCGGGAACAGGCGCCGGAAACCGAGAGCGAGCGGGCCGAGCGCCGGCACCGGCGCGAGCTTGCCCTGTCGAGCGCCGAGGAAGCGGCCTTCCGCGCCATCGGCGCCGAGCTCGGCGTGTCGCCGCGAAATGTTCTGCCGCTCAAGCCTCAGCCCGCGGACGCGCGGCGCGCGGAGCCGGCGGCTCCCGAACCCGCAAATTCCGAGCCCGTGACCTTCGAGCCCGAGCCGGTGGAGGACGCCGTGCCCTTCGCCGCGCACGAGCTGGAGGACATGTTCGACGCGCTGCCGCTGGCCGTTCTCGTGCAGATGGGCGACCGGCTTCTCTTCGCCAACAAGCGCTTCTTCTCGCTGACCCGCTACAGCGATCTCGACGCGCTGGAGGACTCGGGCGGTCTCGACCGGCTGGTTCTCTCCTGCGGGGAATCGGGCGAAGGCGACGAGGCGGTGATCCAGTGCGGCGACGGCACGATGGAGCGCGCCCGGCTGCATCTCCAGCGCGTGTCCGTGGCCGGGCGCTCGTGCCTGCTCATGTCCTTCACCGAGGCGCGCGAGCCACCGGACGATCTCCTGGCCGGGGAAGTGGTGGATCTCCAGCGCGAGGTGGACGAGCTTCAGGCCGTGCTCGACACGGCGACCGACGGCATCCTCCTGCTCGACGCGGGCGAGCGCGTGCGCAAGATGAACGGCGCGGCCGAGGCGCTGTTCGGCCTGACGCCCGACTTCTATCTCGGCCTGCCCTTTGTGGAGCTTCTGGTTCCCGAAAGCCGGCAGACCGCGCGCGACTATATCGAGACGCTGCGCGACAACGGCCTCGCTTCGATCCTCAACGACGGGCGCGAGGTCCATGCCAAGGTCGGGCCAGATAAGGCGCGCGGCGGCGAGCAGGGCACGATCCCGCTCTTCGTCACGCTCGGCCGCCTGTCGGACGGGCGCGGCTGGTGCGTGGTGATCCGCGACATCGCGCAGTGGAAGCAGGCCGAAAAGGATCTGGTGGAAGCGCGCAAGCAGGCCGAGGACGCGAGCCTGCACAAAAGCCGGTTCCTGGCCAATGTGAGCCACGAGCTGCGCACCCCGCTCAACGCCATCATCGGCTTTGCCGACGTCATGGCGTCGGAGTGCTTCGGCCCGATCGGCCACGAGCGCTATCTCGAATATCTCGGCGACATCAAGCGCTCGGGCCATCACGTGCTCGACCTCGTCAACGATCTTCTCGACATTTCCAAGATCGAGGCGGGCAAGATCGAGCTGAGCTTCGAATCGGTGTCGCTGCACGAGATCGTGGCCGAGGTCGTCTCGCTTATGCAGCCCCAGGCCAATCGCGAGCGGGTGATTGTGCGATCCGTCCTGCCGGCCTCCGTGCCGCCCGTCGTGGCGGACCGGCGCTCGGTGCGCCAGATCGCACTCAACCTCATCGCCAATGCCGTGCGCTTCACGCCGGCCGGCGGCCAGATCGTCGCCTCCACCCATTATGGCGAGGATGGCACCGTCTGCCTTCGTGTGCGCGATTCCGGCATCGGCATGACCGAGCACGAGGTTGAGATCGCGCTCACCCCCTTCCAGCAGGTCAAGGCCGGCGGGCGGGGCGAAGGCACGGGGCTCGGCCTGCCTTTGACCAAGGCGATGGTGGAGGCCAACCGCGCGCAGTTCTCGATCGCCTCCACGCCCGGGGAGGGAACGCTGGTGGAGATTACCTTTCCGCCCTCCCGCGTCCTCGCGGTGTAG
- a CDS encoding ABC transporter ATP-binding protein: MATAPKAFGNIRRSFDPWNDPAAKPLIEFDRISKRFGTFNAVDDLSLKIYPREFFTLLGPSGCGKSTLLRMLAGFEEPTAGDIRLGGESLKGVPPYRRPLNMMFQSYALFPHMSVEQNVAFGLKQDGMAKGEIRDRVAEMLKLVKLDSYGKRKPQQLSGGQQQRVALARSLAKRPKVLLLDEPLGALDKKLREETQFELMDLQQELGLTFVIVTHDQEEAMTMSDRIAVMRAGKLCQVATPAVIYEAPTSRYVADFVGNISLIEGVVDSASGGVVRLATDVGAIESESTVAVAPGDSAAFAVRPEKMRLSRRPPSDIGVNALRGVVWDIAYLGDVTLFNVKLENGALVRSTVINAARVAPEQIGWEEEVWLTFERDAGVLLVQ, from the coding sequence ATGGCAACGGCACCCAAGGCTTTCGGCAATATCCGCCGCTCGTTCGACCCGTGGAACGACCCCGCCGCCAAGCCGCTGATCGAGTTCGACCGCATTTCCAAGCGGTTCGGCACGTTCAACGCGGTGGACGATCTCAGCCTCAAGATCTACCCGCGCGAGTTCTTCACGTTGCTCGGCCCGTCCGGCTGCGGCAAGTCCACGCTCCTGCGCATGCTGGCGGGCTTCGAGGAGCCGACGGCCGGCGACATTCGGCTCGGCGGCGAGAGCCTGAAGGGCGTGCCGCCCTATCGGCGCCCGCTCAACATGATGTTCCAGTCCTACGCGCTGTTTCCCCATATGAGCGTGGAGCAGAACGTCGCCTTCGGCCTGAAGCAGGACGGCATGGCCAAGGGCGAGATCCGCGACCGCGTGGCCGAGATGCTAAAGCTCGTGAAGCTCGACAGCTACGGCAAGCGCAAGCCGCAGCAGCTTTCGGGCGGCCAGCAGCAGCGCGTGGCGCTGGCCCGCTCGCTCGCCAAGCGCCCCAAGGTGCTGCTTCTGGACGAGCCGCTCGGCGCGCTGGACAAGAAGCTGCGCGAGGAAACGCAGTTCGAGCTGATGGACCTCCAGCAGGAACTCGGCCTCACCTTCGTGATCGTGACCCACGACCAGGAAGAGGCCATGACCATGTCCGACCGCATCGCCGTGATGCGCGCCGGCAAGCTCTGCCAGGTGGCGACGCCGGCCGTGATCTACGAGGCGCCGACCTCGCGCTACGTCGCCGATTTCGTCGGTAACATCTCGCTGATCGAGGGCGTGGTGGACAGCGCGTCGGGCGGGGTCGTGCGGCTCGCCACGGATGTCGGGGCGATCGAGTCGGAAAGCACGGTCGCCGTCGCGCCGGGCGACAGCGCGGCCTTCGCCGTGCGCCCGGAAAAGATGCGCCTGTCGCGCCGCCCGCCGAGCGATATCGGCGTCAACGCGCTGCGCGGCGTCGTCTGGGACATCGCCTATCTCGGCGACGTGACGCTGTTCAACGTCAAGCTGGAAAACGGCGCGCTGGTGCGCTCCACCGTCATCAACGCCGCGCGCGTGGCGCCCGAGCAGATCGGCTGGGAAGAGGAGGTCTGGCTGACCTTCGAGCGCGACGCCGGCGTTCTTCTGGTGCAGTGA
- a CDS encoding phasin family protein encodes MSDTDKPQDAANAAFEGARKAFDTMTDPKAFRDAQAALGMDPSKMTEAFRSATERSMEQSMEAYARMKAATEEASRTLEATIENAHSGSLNLTKRALDGMRTQAEMNFTHLQKLASVRSLSEFIELQTSFFRQQVDLATRQARDIQSASQSAARDVLQPGREAAERATGKTEF; translated from the coding sequence ATGTCCGACACCGACAAGCCGCAGGACGCCGCGAACGCCGCTTTCGAAGGCGCGCGCAAGGCGTTCGACACGATGACCGACCCCAAGGCCTTCCGCGACGCGCAGGCGGCCCTGGGAATGGACCCGTCCAAGATGACGGAAGCCTTTCGCTCCGCCACCGAACGCTCCATGGAGCAGTCGATGGAAGCCTATGCCAGGATGAAGGCCGCCACCGAGGAGGCCTCGCGCACCCTGGAGGCCACGATCGAGAACGCCCATTCCGGCTCCCTCAACCTCACCAAGCGGGCGCTGGACGGCATGCGCACGCAGGCCGAGATGAACTTCACCCATCTCCAGAAGCTTGCCAGCGTTCGCTCGCTTTCGGAATTCATCGAACTCCAGACGAGCTTCTTCCGCCAGCAGGTCGATCTCGCGACGCGCCAGGCGCGCGACATTCAGAGCGCTTCGCAGTCCGCCGCGCGCGACGTGCTGCAGCCCGGTCGCGAAGCCGCCGAACGGGCGACCGGCAAGACCGAGTTCTAA
- a CDS encoding ABC transporter permease — protein sequence MKRGLSAFNLVSLVLGFAFLYLPILLLVVYSFNASQLVTVWGGFSTRWYASLMGNRLFLDAAWVTLRVAFLSATLATVLGTMAAMALVRHARFPGRTLFSGMVFAPLVMPEVITGLSLLLLFVAIGFDRGFWTVTVAHTTLTLCFVAVVVQSRLVSFDRSLEEAAQDLGCPPAKAFLLITLPVIWPAVAAGWMLAFTLSLDDLVIASFTSGPGATTLPMRIYSQVRLGVTPEINAISTIMIAVVAVGVIAAALFTRRQETRRRADERLAAQDV from the coding sequence ATGAAACGAGGCCTTTCCGCCTTCAATCTCGTTTCGCTGGTGCTGGGATTCGCCTTTCTCTACCTGCCGATCCTGCTTCTGGTGGTCTATTCCTTCAACGCCTCGCAGCTCGTCACGGTCTGGGGCGGGTTCTCGACGCGCTGGTACGCCTCGCTCATGGGCAACCGCCTGTTTCTCGACGCGGCCTGGGTGACGCTGCGCGTCGCCTTCCTGTCGGCGACGCTGGCCACCGTGCTCGGTACGATGGCCGCCATGGCGCTGGTGCGCCACGCCCGCTTTCCTGGGCGCACGCTGTTTTCCGGCATGGTCTTCGCGCCGCTCGTCATGCCCGAGGTCATCACCGGTCTGTCGCTGCTTCTTCTCTTCGTCGCCATCGGCTTCGACCGCGGCTTCTGGACGGTGACCGTCGCGCACACGACGCTGACCCTCTGCTTCGTCGCCGTGGTCGTTCAGTCGCGCCTCGTCTCATTCGACCGGTCGCTGGAAGAAGCGGCGCAGGATCTCGGCTGCCCGCCCGCCAAGGCCTTTCTGCTGATCACCCTGCCGGTGATCTGGCCGGCGGTGGCGGCGGGCTGGATGCTGGCCTTCACCCTGTCGCTCGACGATCTCGTGATCGCGAGCTTTACTTCCGGCCCCGGCGCCACGACGCTGCCCATGCGCATCTACAGCCAGGTGCGGCTCGGCGTGACGCCGGAGATCAACGCGATTTCCACGATCATGATCGCCGTGGTGGCCGTCGGTGTCATCGCCGCCGCGCTGTTCACCCGGCGGCAGGAAACCCGCCGCCGGGCGGACGAGCGCCTGGCCGCGCAGGACGTCTAA
- a CDS encoding ABC transporter permease subunit — protein sequence MASRALRVNWWKGAVIGVPYLWLLVLFLVPFAIVFKISLSETAIAQPPYLPVFDWTGVSALAGSLRQLGTQSYQFLAEDPLYLNAYLSSLQIAAVSTALTLLVAYPLAYAMSRAPGGLRPVLVMLTVLPFWTSFLIRVYAWIGILRNEGYLNQFLLWTGLVDTPLTIINTNTAVYVGIVYSYLPFMVLPIYASLERLDPRLLEAAGDLGCTPLGAFWRITFPLSLPGVLAGALLVFIPAVGEFVIPDLLGGSQTLMIGKTLWDEFFTNRDWPVASAVAVLLLLVLVVPIVLFQRIQARAA from the coding sequence ATGGCGTCTCGTGCCCTGAGGGTCAACTGGTGGAAGGGCGCCGTGATCGGCGTGCCCTATCTCTGGCTCCTCGTTCTGTTTCTCGTGCCCTTCGCGATCGTCTTCAAGATTTCCCTGTCGGAAACCGCGATCGCCCAGCCGCCCTATCTCCCGGTCTTCGACTGGACGGGCGTTTCGGCGTTGGCCGGCAGCCTGCGCCAGCTCGGCACGCAGAGCTACCAGTTCCTGGCCGAGGACCCGCTCTATCTCAACGCCTATCTCTCCAGCCTCCAGATCGCGGCGGTCTCGACGGCTCTGACGCTGCTCGTCGCCTATCCCCTGGCCTATGCCATGTCGCGCGCGCCCGGCGGGCTGCGGCCGGTGCTGGTCATGCTGACGGTGCTGCCCTTCTGGACGAGCTTCCTGATCCGCGTCTATGCCTGGATCGGCATCCTGCGCAACGAGGGCTATCTCAACCAGTTCCTCCTTTGGACCGGGCTCGTCGACACGCCGCTGACGATCATTAACACCAACACCGCTGTCTATGTCGGCATCGTCTATTCCTACCTGCCCTTCATGGTGCTGCCGATCTACGCCAGCCTGGAGCGGCTCGATCCGCGCCTTCTGGAGGCGGCCGGGGATCTCGGCTGCACGCCGCTCGGCGCGTTCTGGCGCATCACCTTCCCGCTGTCGCTGCCCGGCGTTCTCGCCGGCGCGCTTCTCGTCTTCATTCCGGCGGTGGGCGAGTTCGTCATCCCCGATCTTCTCGGCGGCTCGCAGACGCTGATGATCGGCAAGACCCTGTGGGACGAGTTCTTCACCAATCGCGACTGGCCGGTGGCCTCGGCGGTGGCGGTGCTTCTGCTTCTGGTGCTTGTGGTGCCGATCGTTCTCTTCCAGCGCATTCAGGCGAGGGCGGCATGA
- a CDS encoding aspartyl/asparaginyl beta-hydroxylase domain-containing protein codes for MTETTQQKLKTQGLEDTMSRGGLAARMVQKLVDGAESLNLKHSAIGNPAVYPTDDFPWAREVEREWRLIRAELDKILVRKGDLPAFHEISSEVRSISSDQNWKTFFLCGYGIKSEEAIAQCPETWRILQKIPGLKSAMFSIFEPGKHLPPHRGPYNGVLRFHLGLVVPPEPDKIGIRVADQTCHWEEGKALIFDDAYEHEAWNHSDKVRVVLFVDFEKPLRFPANLTNKAVLNLAMFTPFIREGYKAHKAWEKMFYGEGRKHR; via the coding sequence ATGACCGAAACGACCCAGCAGAAGCTAAAGACCCAAGGTCTGGAAGACACGATGAGCCGGGGCGGCCTTGCCGCCCGAATGGTTCAGAAACTCGTGGACGGCGCCGAGAGCCTCAATCTCAAGCATTCCGCCATCGGCAACCCGGCGGTCTATCCGACCGACGACTTTCCCTGGGCACGCGAGGTGGAGCGGGAATGGCGGCTGATTCGCGCCGAGCTCGACAAGATCCTGGTGCGCAAGGGCGATCTGCCCGCCTTTCACGAGATCTCCTCGGAAGTGCGTTCCATCTCGTCCGACCAGAACTGGAAGACCTTTTTCCTCTGCGGCTACGGCATCAAGTCCGAGGAGGCGATCGCCCAGTGCCCGGAGACTTGGCGCATCCTGCAGAAGATCCCGGGGCTGAAGTCGGCCATGTTCTCGATCTTCGAGCCGGGCAAGCACCTGCCGCCCCATCGCGGGCCCTATAACGGCGTCCTGCGCTTCCATCTGGGGCTCGTGGTGCCGCCCGAGCCCGACAAGATCGGCATCCGCGTCGCCGACCAGACCTGCCATTGGGAAGAGGGCAAGGCGCTGATCTTCGACGACGCCTACGAGCACGAGGCCTGGAACCATTCCGACAAGGTGCGGGTCGTGCTCTTCGTGGATTTCGAGAAGCCGCTGCGCTTTCCCGCCAATCTCACCAACAAGGCGGTGCTCAACCTCGCCATGTTCACGCCGTTCATCCGCGAGGGTTACAAGGCGCACAAGGCCTGGGAAAAGATGTTCTACGGGGAAGGCCGCAAGCACCGATGA
- a CDS encoding GNAT family N-acetyltransferase, with the protein MSETAGLPRPLWRAMAAADVPGAIAVADVVHPSFPEGPAMYLDRIALFPEGCLALETEAGAICGYAMAYPAALGAPPPLDTALGALEPGADALYLHDVALLPALRGRGLAEPAITGLLSLADRRSHPAMLVSVYGTAPYWRRFGFRPAGETIAPAKLASYGEGAVYMVRPAFVLGGGDEGAGASA; encoded by the coding sequence ATGAGTGAGACGGCGGGTCTGCCCCGGCCGCTCTGGCGCGCGATGGCGGCGGCGGACGTTCCCGGCGCCATCGCGGTGGCGGACGTGGTGCATCCCAGCTTCCCCGAAGGCCCGGCCATGTATCTCGACCGGATCGCCTTGTTCCCGGAAGGGTGTCTGGCGCTGGAGACCGAGGCGGGGGCGATCTGCGGCTACGCCATGGCCTACCCCGCCGCGCTCGGCGCGCCGCCGCCGCTCGACACCGCGCTCGGCGCGTTGGAGCCCGGCGCCGACGCGCTCTATCTTCATGACGTGGCGCTCCTGCCGGCGCTGCGTGGGCGCGGGCTGGCCGAGCCGGCAATCACCGGGTTGCTCTCGCTGGCGGACCGGCGCTCGCATCCCGCCATGCTCGTCTCGGTCTACGGCACCGCGCCCTATTGGCGCCGCTTCGGCTTCCGGCCGGCGGGCGAGACGATCGCGCCGGCCAAGCTCGCCTCCTATGGCGAGGGGGCAGTCTACATGGTTCGGCCAGCCTTCGTCCTTGGCGGCGGCGACGAGGGTGCGGGGGCGTCTGCCTGA
- a CDS encoding AsmA family protein produces the protein MKELPAPARRATEKPSRGDRHRRGLLSAVSGVVLLVLGLLVFALSQVSLQLGDAREELEARLAHLTGRPVHVDGTVTFELLPRPRAVLTDLRARTGGGADAQLLSVDRVEADFALFPALLGRADITRVALVRPELGPAGEVPDAAATLASPPASAVPPEPAPTGVPVGKASRDLRVFLVRFEGLRELDIREGLFRLPGRPDSLSNVNVTFEWPGGTSMARLSGAAVWNGQPLRLDARMDRPLSFTEGQTAPLKLALKAPALEIGFDGSGAAGEFLQLSGAMSLSTASLSRAVDWIGRSNAGLPDFGAFSIQTQIQLVDNRVSFGSASLDLGGDTARGALEAVLPREASGVPAISGTLAFRKLNLGRFSRAIAPAPQTVLDYQRPIRTGFIADANLDLRLSAEEADLGRTTARDVAATIKASAGVGTIDIGDMALLDGRGDLRITVDTTAPRPDLVISAGLRDIDVATLPTLTGTTMPLASGRGELQLTLRGPATNWAEIALASRTEAKLRVREGQLAGVERGMLKVPGPRPIDPTMASPEPFRRVDLALAGVGPRMRIDKLSIAFDEGEATANGQIDLRSGRLAVQGQFDPTKVEASGVSNSFTLSKPIGFKLDGEWPKPTLTVSASDGPT, from the coding sequence TTGAAAGAGCTTCCTGCCCCGGCGCGGCGCGCGACCGAGAAGCCATCGCGCGGGGACAGGCATCGGCGCGGGCTCCTGTCTGCGGTTTCGGGCGTCGTTCTGCTGGTTCTGGGACTTCTGGTCTTTGCCCTGTCGCAGGTCTCGCTGCAGCTCGGCGACGCGCGCGAGGAACTAGAAGCCCGGCTCGCCCATCTGACGGGCCGACCGGTCCATGTCGACGGCACCGTGACCTTCGAGCTTCTGCCGCGCCCCAGGGCTGTTCTGACGGACCTACGCGCCCGAACCGGCGGGGGCGCGGACGCTCAGCTTCTCTCGGTGGACCGCGTGGAGGCCGATTTCGCGCTCTTCCCCGCGCTTCTCGGCCGCGCCGATATCACGCGCGTCGCGCTGGTACGGCCCGAACTCGGGCCGGCCGGCGAAGTGCCGGACGCCGCCGCCACACTCGCCTCGCCCCCCGCCTCCGCTGTTCCGCCCGAGCCCGCCCCCACGGGCGTTCCCGTCGGCAAAGCGTCGCGCGACTTGCGCGTGTTTCTCGTGCGCTTCGAGGGCCTTCGAGAGCTCGACATACGCGAGGGGCTGTTTCGCCTGCCGGGGCGCCCGGACAGCCTGTCCAACGTCAACGTCACCTTCGAATGGCCGGGCGGCACCAGCATGGCGCGCCTGTCGGGTGCCGCCGTCTGGAACGGCCAGCCGCTGCGGCTCGACGCGCGCATGGACCGGCCGCTCTCCTTCACGGAAGGACAGACCGCACCACTGAAACTGGCCTTGAAAGCGCCGGCGCTGGAGATCGGCTTCGACGGCAGCGGCGCGGCGGGCGAGTTCCTCCAACTGTCGGGGGCCATGAGTCTTTCGACGGCGTCCCTGTCCCGCGCGGTGGACTGGATCGGGCGGTCCAACGCGGGCCTGCCGGATTTCGGCGCCTTTTCCATCCAGACGCAGATCCAGCTGGTGGACAACCGCGTGTCCTTCGGCTCCGCTTCGCTGGACCTCGGCGGCGACACGGCGCGGGGCGCGTTGGAGGCCGTTCTCCCGCGCGAGGCGAGCGGCGTGCCCGCGATCTCCGGCACGCTCGCCTTCCGCAAGCTCAACCTCGGCCGTTTCAGCCGGGCGATCGCCCCTGCGCCGCAGACCGTGCTCGACTATCAGCGCCCTATCCGCACCGGCTTCATCGCCGACGCCAATCTCGACCTGCGCCTGTCGGCGGAGGAAGCCGATCTCGGCCGCACCACGGCGCGCGACGTGGCGGCGACGATCAAGGCGAGCGCCGGCGTCGGCACGATCGACATCGGCGACATGGCGCTTCTGGACGGGCGCGGCGATCTTCGCATCACCGTCGACACCACCGCGCCGCGCCCGGACCTCGTGATCTCGGCGGGCCTGCGCGACATCGACGTGGCGACCCTTCCGACCCTGACCGGCACCACGATGCCGCTCGCATCCGGCCGGGGCGAGTTGCAGCTGACCCTGCGTGGCCCCGCCACGAACTGGGCCGAGATCGCGCTCGCCAGCCGCACCGAAGCCAAGCTGCGTGTGCGCGAGGGACAGCTGGCCGGCGTCGAGCGCGGCATGTTGAAAGTGCCGGGCCCGCGCCCGATCGACCCCACCATGGCCTCCCCCGAGCCGTTTCGCAGGGTCGATCTGGCGCTGGCCGGCGTCGGGCCGCGCATGCGAATCGACAAGCTTTCCATCGCCTTCGACGAGGGCGAGGCGACCGCCAACGGACAGATCGACCTGCGCAGCGGCCGCCTCGCGGTGCAGGGTCAGTTCGACCCGACCAAGGTCGAAGCGTCCGGCGTATCGAATTCGTTCACCCTATCGAAACCCATCGGGTTCAAGCTGGATGGCGAATGGCCGAAACCGACGTTAACCGTAAGTGCGTCGGACGGGCCGACCTGA
- a CDS encoding polyamine ABC transporter substrate-binding protein — translation MRHNAFALGLALAAFASHGAMAQEKVLNIFNWSDYIDTSIVDDFTKETGIRVVYDVYDSNEILETRLLAGGSGYDIVVPSAEYLQRQVQAGVFQKLDKSKLPNLSNMWPLVTERVASYDPDNAYSVNYMWGTTGVGYNVEKVKELLPDAPLNSWALVFDPKNAEALSKCGIDMLDAPGEIIPAALSYLGLDPSASDADSIGKAEALLLKVRPFIRRFHSSEYINALANGDICVAVGFSGDVFQARTRAAEAKRGVDIGYFIPHEGTMMWFDQMAIPSDAPHVDAAHQFINYMMRPEVIAKATNFVSYANGNLASQKFVNPEILNDTSIYPDEATLKTLYVKKPYDARAQRTVTRAFTTVKTGQ, via the coding sequence ATGAGACACAATGCCTTTGCCTTGGGGTTGGCCCTGGCCGCCTTCGCGAGCCATGGCGCCATGGCGCAGGAGAAGGTGCTCAATATCTTCAACTGGTCGGACTATATCGACACCTCGATCGTCGACGACTTCACCAAGGAAACCGGCATCCGCGTCGTCTACGACGTGTACGATTCCAACGAGATCCTGGAAACGCGCCTCTTGGCCGGCGGCAGCGGCTACGACATCGTCGTGCCCTCGGCCGAGTATCTGCAGCGCCAGGTCCAGGCCGGCGTGTTCCAGAAGCTCGACAAGTCCAAGCTGCCGAACCTTTCCAACATGTGGCCGCTGGTGACCGAGCGCGTCGCCTCCTACGACCCGGACAACGCCTATTCCGTCAACTACATGTGGGGCACCACGGGCGTCGGCTACAATGTCGAGAAGGTCAAGGAGCTGCTGCCGGACGCGCCGCTGAACTCCTGGGCTCTCGTCTTCGATCCGAAGAACGCCGAGGCCCTGTCGAAATGCGGCATCGACATGCTGGACGCGCCGGGCGAGATCATTCCCGCGGCGCTGAGCTATCTCGGGCTCGACCCCAGCGCCTCGGATGCCGATTCGATCGGCAAGGCGGAAGCGCTGCTCCTGAAGGTTCGCCCCTTCATCCGCCGCTTCCATTCCTCCGAATATATCAACGCGCTCGCCAATGGCGACATCTGCGTCGCGGTCGGCTTCTCCGGCGACGTGTTCCAGGCGCGCACCCGCGCGGCCGAGGCCAAGCGCGGCGTCGACATCGGCTATTTCATCCCCCACGAAGGCACGATGATGTGGTTCGACCAGATGGCGATCCCGTCCGACGCGCCGCATGTCGACGCGGCGCACCAGTTCATCAACTACATGATGCGGCCCGAGGTGATCGCCAAGGCGACGAACTTCGTCAGCTACGCCAACGGCAATCTCGCCTCGCAGAAGTTCGTGAACCCCGAAATCCTGAACGACACCTCAATCTATCCCGACGAGGCTACGTTGAAGACGCTCTACGTCAAGAAGCCCTATGACGCGCGCGCCCAGCGCACCGTCACCCGCGCCTTCACCACCGTGAAGACCGGGCAGTAA